A section of the Brevundimonas sp. AJA228-03 genome encodes:
- a CDS encoding HIT domain-containing protein: MDPFAPDPAFAAGSVFVADWDLCHVRLQDDARFPWLILIPRVDDATELDDLSEGDRVRLMAEIVRAGDRVRSLGSALGQVVEKLNVAAIGNVTAQLHVHVVGRRRDDGLWPDPVWGRGPSAPYAARLRTALESLGSN, translated from the coding sequence GTGGATCCGTTTGCGCCCGACCCGGCCTTTGCGGCCGGTTCGGTCTTCGTCGCCGACTGGGACCTGTGCCACGTCCGGCTGCAGGACGACGCCCGGTTTCCGTGGCTGATCCTGATCCCCCGCGTCGATGACGCGACGGAGCTGGACGATCTGTCCGAGGGCGACCGCGTCAGGCTGATGGCCGAGATCGTCCGGGCCGGAGATCGGGTGCGGTCGCTGGGCAGCGCGCTGGGGCAGGTGGTGGAAAAGCTCAACGTCGCCGCCATCGGCAATGTCACGGCGCAGCTGCATGTCCATGTGGTCGGCCGTCGCCGCGACGACGGCCTGTGGCCCGACCCCGTCTGGGGGCGAGGACCATCTGCGCCCTATGCGGCCCGGCTCCGGACGGCGCTGGAGAGCCTGGGGTCAAACTAG
- the sdhC gene encoding succinate dehydrogenase, cytochrome b556 subunit: protein MSNAPPDRTVIQPNGRPRPLSPHLQTWRWHITMTASILFRFTIGAISVGALIGVAWLATVAFGPEAYATTLALAGSPFGLFIGFGLTVVLFSLLLNGGRHLINDTGRGLTLRSADRLSSIAVYAPVPLAVGFFALLFVSGRISL, encoded by the coding sequence ATGTCGAACGCCCCGCCGGATCGAACCGTGATCCAGCCCAACGGCCGTCCCCGTCCGCTGTCGCCGCATCTCCAGACCTGGCGCTGGCACATCACCATGACCGCCTCGATCCTGTTCCGGTTCACCATCGGCGCGATCAGCGTCGGAGCCCTGATCGGCGTGGCGTGGCTGGCGACGGTGGCCTTCGGACCCGAGGCCTATGCGACGACCCTGGCCCTCGCCGGATCGCCGTTCGGCCTCTTCATCGGCTTCGGCCTGACGGTGGTGCTGTTCTCGCTGCTGCTGAACGGCGGCCGCCACCTGATCAATGACACCGGTCGCGGCCTGACGCTCAGGTCGGCCGATCGTCTGTCGAGCATCGCCGTCTATGCGCCGGTCCCGCTGGCGGTCGGCTTCTTCGCCCTGCTGTTCGTCTCGGGAAGGATTTCGCTGTGA
- a CDS encoding SIMPL domain-containing protein, giving the protein MRAPLAAALLLSAIAGPTLAQTPPATIGQPYVPAPWWMRDPVIASIGYVRVELQANRAGFSATFQVVDRSVAEASRKAADQVRALSQTLAAYGVEKVRVETSLSTQPLYDQYRDENGVLRDNTRADRIERYQAQATVSLSVRDVALLERIYATVVASQPNSISQVYFNLEPDNDAKTNLAGAAMRDARTRAEAAARNAGATLGSVRVIDPTGRACQTDVLAGWPSYGSGASQATTVEAYEVMGARAMAMPAPPPPPPPPGQAPSEAQIEAARLALQPPLQTLTDQACVVYGLN; this is encoded by the coding sequence ATGCGCGCACCACTCGCTGCCGCCCTGCTTTTGTCCGCGATCGCCGGACCGACCCTGGCCCAGACCCCGCCGGCCACCATCGGCCAGCCGTACGTCCCTGCGCCCTGGTGGATGCGCGATCCGGTGATCGCCTCGATCGGCTATGTCCGGGTCGAGCTTCAGGCCAATCGCGCGGGCTTCTCCGCCACCTTCCAGGTCGTGGATCGCAGCGTGGCCGAGGCGTCCCGGAAGGCCGCCGATCAGGTCCGGGCCCTCAGCCAGACCCTGGCGGCTTACGGGGTCGAAAAGGTCCGCGTCGAGACCAGTCTGTCGACCCAGCCCCTGTACGACCAGTACCGCGACGAGAACGGCGTCCTGCGCGACAATACCCGGGCCGACCGGATCGAGCGCTATCAGGCCCAGGCGACGGTCAGCCTGTCGGTGCGCGACGTCGCCCTGCTGGAGCGGATCTATGCCACCGTCGTGGCGTCCCAGCCCAATTCGATCAGCCAGGTCTATTTCAACCTGGAACCCGACAACGACGCCAAGACCAATCTGGCCGGGGCCGCCATGCGCGATGCCCGGACGCGTGCCGAGGCTGCGGCCCGGAACGCCGGGGCTACCCTGGGGTCCGTTCGCGTGATCGATCCCACCGGCCGCGCCTGTCAGACCGATGTGCTGGCGGGCTGGCCGTCCTATGGGTCGGGCGCGTCGCAGGCGACAACCGTGGAGGCCTATGAGGTTATGGGGGCACGGGCGATGGCCATGCCTGCGCCGCCGCCACCCCCTCCGCCCCCGGGCCAGGCCCCCAGCGAGGCCCAGATCGAGGCGGCGCGGCTGGCGCTGCAGCCGCCGCTGCAGACCCTGACCGACCAGGCCTGCGTGGTCTATGGCCTGAACTGA
- the sdhD gene encoding succinate dehydrogenase, hydrophobic membrane anchor protein, translating into MSHPARYRNGVRVSERHGAGEWTLEKILLAALMPLGLWIASTAFTLSGQGYDAVLQWFASPVNAALLAATALILFGFASLAWKVIIEDYIHVAGTRALLIGLVNLICLAAAAASVFFIVRLALGSAPLPAGFGI; encoded by the coding sequence GTGAGCCATCCCGCCCGGTACCGGAACGGTGTTCGCGTCTCCGAACGTCACGGCGCAGGCGAATGGACGCTGGAGAAGATCCTGCTGGCCGCCCTGATGCCGCTGGGCCTCTGGATCGCCTCGACCGCCTTCACCCTGTCGGGCCAGGGATACGACGCCGTGCTGCAGTGGTTCGCCAGCCCGGTGAATGCCGCCCTGCTGGCCGCCACGGCCCTGATCCTGTTCGGTTTCGCCAGCTTGGCCTGGAAGGTCATCATCGAGGACTACATCCATGTCGCAGGCACCAGGGCCTTGCTGATCGGCCTGGTGAACCTGATCTGTCTCGCAGCCGCGGCGGCGAGCGTTTTCTTCATCGTGCGGCTGGCGCTGGGCTCGGCGCCGCTGCCGGCCGGTTTCGGGATCTGA